From a region of the Leucoraja erinacea ecotype New England chromosome 6, Leri_hhj_1, whole genome shotgun sequence genome:
- the LOC129698079 gene encoding myotubularin-related protein 6-like, giving the protein MGWKVINLTDEYSRMGIPNAIWQLTDVNRSYKICDTYPTHLYVPKSVSKPIIVGSSKFRSKGRFPTLSYFYQQKQAAICRCSQPLSGFSARCLEDEHMLQAISKANPNSHFMYVMDTRPKLNAMANRAAGKGYENEDNYSNIRFQFVGIENIHVMRGSLQKVSEVCGTKALTSNDFLSGLESSGWLRHIKAVLDAAALLAKAVGYDGASVLVHCSDGWDRTTQVCSLGSLLLDPYYRTIKGFMVLIEKDWISFGHKFADRCGQLDGDTKEVSPVFTQFIECVWHLIEQFPRVFEFSEAYLLEIHGHVNSCQFGNFVGNCQKEREDMNIKNKTHSLWSFLLENQHKYLNPLYDPNLPCVHEVIEPNTVAFNFKFWRSMYHQFDKTIHPRQSQLELVLSLSEQNKQLEIEAKQLEKKIIELGEKPRTVIKKESFHLVSRLSQTLKATDKMCKERQSTPGTNPIRTVEGSNIPEDGCKDLKPSFSKAEPTLVNLELGMAKMTC; this is encoded by the exons ATTTGTGATACATACCCGACACACCTGTATGTTCCCAAAAGTGTCAGCAAGCCCATTATAGTTGGAAGTTCCAAGTTCAGGAGCAAAGGGCGATTCCCCACATTGTCCTATTTTTACCAGCAAAAGCAG GCTGCCATATGTAGGTGCAGTCAGCCGTTGTCTGGCTTCAGTGCTCGGTGTCTAGAGGATGAACACATGCTGCAAGCAATAAGTAAAGCCAATCCTAACAGTCACTTCATGTATGTAATGGATACAAGgccaaaa ctaaATGCAATGGCAAATCGAGCTGCGGGCAAAGGATATGAAAATGAAGACAATTATTCCAATATTAGGTTCCAGTTTGTTGGTATTGAGAATATCCACGTAATGAGAGGAAGTTTGCAGAAAGTCAGTGAAG TGTGTGGAACCAAAGCTTTAACTTCAAATGACTTCTTGAGTGGTTTGGAGAGTTCTGGATGGCTTCGCCACATCAAAGCTGTTTTGGATGCTGCTGCACTTCTTGCTAAA GCGGTTGGATATGATGGTGCCAGCGTCTTAGTCCATTGCTCTGATGGTTGGGATCGTACTACACAGGTCTGTTCCTTGGGATCTTTGCTGCTGGATCCATATTACAGAACAATAAAAGGatttatg GTTTTGATAGAAAAAGACTGGATTTCATTTGGTCACAAGTTTGCTGACAG ATGTGGCCAACTTGATGGAGACACCAAAGAAGTATCACCAGTGTTCACCCAGTTTATTGAATGTGTGTGGCACCTCATAGAGCAGTTCCCTCGGGTTTTTGAGTTCAGTGAAGCGTACTTACTTGAGATTCACGGACATGTTAATTCCTGCCAATTCGGGAACTTTGTTGGAAATTGCCAGAAAGAACGAGAAGACATGAA TATTAAAAACAAGACACATTCCTTATGGTCATTTCTTTTGGAAAATCAACATAAATATTTGAACCCACTCTACGATCCTAATCTTCCCTGCGTACATGAGGTGATCGAACCAAACACAGTTGCCTTCAACTTTAA GTTTTGGCGCAGTATGTATCATCAGTTTGATAAAACGATCCATCCCCGCCAATCACAACTTGAACTAGTTTTATCTCTCAGTGAACAGAATAAACAACTGGAGATTGAAGCCAAACAGCTGGAGAAA AAAATAATAGAACTGGGGGAGAAACCACGTACAGTTATCAAAAAAGAGTCTTTCCATTTGGTTAGCCGATTGTCACAGACGCTAAAGGCCACTGATAAAATGTGTAAGGAACGGCAAAGCACACCGGGAACTAACCCAATTCGAACGGTGGAAGGTAGTAACATTCCTGAAGATGGATGCAAAGACCTCAAACCAAGCTTCTCCAAAGCCGAGCCCACGTTAGTTAATTTGGAGCTTGGCATGGCAAAAATGACTTGCTAA